A genomic region of Ignavibacteria bacterium contains the following coding sequences:
- the cydB gene encoding cytochrome d ubiquinol oxidase subunit II: MDLNTIWFLLVGILIIGYAILDGFDLGVGVIQLFTKDERERKVNINAVGPVWDGNEVWLLTGGGALFAAFPIVYATVFSGFYLAFMLLLFFLIFRAVSFEFRKFSETPEAKKKWDLAFALGSTVPALLYGVAIGNIMKGLPIEFVDGKIVSHITFLGLLNPYAILIGLTGFAMFVMQGATYMTMKTDGAHLEKMIKWANGAYIAFVSLYVISTIVTLFVASYLFEGIMKNVLFWIVFLVLLAGFVYYPIALKGRKFGWAFVSSSVIIAAVIGLLALSLYPKLVPSNIDLANYSLTIYNASSSQYTLKTMLIIALIGMPVVIAYTIFIYRVFRGKVILSKDSY; the protein is encoded by the coding sequence ATAGATCTTAACACTATCTGGTTTCTTTTAGTTGGTATCTTAATTATTGGTTACGCAATACTTGATGGATTTGACCTTGGTGTTGGAGTGATTCAACTCTTCACCAAAGATGAAAGAGAAAGAAAAGTTAACATAAATGCAGTTGGACCGGTATGGGATGGAAATGAAGTATGGTTACTAACTGGCGGCGGTGCTTTGTTTGCTGCATTTCCTATTGTTTATGCGACAGTTTTTAGTGGATTTTATCTGGCATTTATGCTTCTCCTTTTCTTTTTAATCTTTAGAGCAGTTTCATTTGAATTTAGAAAATTTTCAGAAACACCAGAAGCGAAGAAGAAATGGGACTTAGCATTTGCGCTTGGAAGTACTGTCCCTGCACTCTTATATGGCGTTGCTATTGGAAATATAATGAAAGGTTTACCAATTGAATTTGTGGATGGCAAAATTGTCTCTCACATTACCTTTCTTGGATTATTGAATCCCTATGCAATTTTAATCGGATTGACTGGATTTGCGATGTTTGTGATGCAGGGTGCAACTTATATGACAATGAAAACAGATGGAGCTCACCTTGAAAAAATGATTAAATGGGCAAATGGTGCTTACATTGCATTTGTATCTCTTTATGTTATTTCAACAATTGTAACTTTATTTGTTGCTTCTTATTTATTTGAAGGAATAATGAAGAACGTATTATTCTGGATTGTGTTTTTGGTTTTGCTTGCCGGATTTGTTTATTATCCCATTGCGCTGAAAGGTCGTAAATTTGGCTGGGCATTTGTCTCTTCATCTGTAATAATTGCAGCCGTAATTGGTTTATTAGCTTTAAGTCTTTATCCAAAACTAGTTCCATCAAATATTGATCTGGCAAATTATAGCTTGACTATTTATAATGCCTCATCTTCACAATATACTTTAAAGACAATGTTAATTATAGCTTTGATTGGTATGCCTGTGGTTATTGCTTATACAATTTTTATTTATAGGGTATTTCGAGGGAAGGTTATTTTATCCAAAGATAGTTATTAA
- a CDS encoding peroxiredoxin, with protein MTNETRTGIPLLGEKIPSLEVQTTHGMKRIPEDYKGKWIVLFSHPADFTPVCTTEFVAFAKRNEEFKKLNAELIGLSIDQVFSHIKWVEWIKEKLGIEIPFPIIADDMGNVAKALGMVHPGKGTNTVRAVFVIDPTGTIRLMIYYPQEIGRQIDEVLRALKALQISDANKVAMPENWPNNELIKDKVIIPPPKDVVEAEKRKSWEGFDWWFTYKSLQ; from the coding sequence ATGACTAACGAAACAAGAACTGGAATTCCTTTGTTAGGAGAAAAAATTCCATCTCTTGAAGTTCAAACAACTCACGGTATGAAAAGGATACCAGAAGACTATAAAGGTAAATGGATCGTTCTTTTTAGTCATCCCGCTGATTTTACACCAGTTTGTACAACAGAATTTGTTGCTTTTGCAAAGAGAAATGAAGAATTCAAAAAATTAAATGCCGAATTGATTGGTTTATCTATCGATCAAGTATTTTCTCACATCAAGTGGGTAGAATGGATCAAAGAAAAATTAGGAATTGAGATTCCATTCCCAATTATTGCAGATGATATGGGTAATGTTGCAAAAGCGCTTGGAATGGTTCATCCTGGAAAAGGAACGAATACAGTTCGCGCTGTCTTTGTAATTGATCCAACTGGAACCATACGATTGATGATTTATTATCCTCAGGAAATAGGAAGACAAATTGATGAAGTACTTCGTGCATTGAAGGCATTACAAATTTCAGACGCTAATAAAGTTGCAATGCCTGAGAACTGGCCCAATAATGAACTTATCAAAGATAAAGTTATTATTCCGCCACCAAAGGATGTTGTTGAAGCCGAGAAGAGAAAATCCTGGGAAGGTTTCGATTGGTGGTTCACTTACAAGTCCCTTCAATAA
- a CDS encoding ROK family protein, whose product MPEIKNYIAVVDLGGTKILAAILNKNAEIISLAKKSTKSKNKSETVFDRVILTIEEALSLKNLSPSNLDGIVLGIPGSLNPETGIVNLAPNLGLKKVDVIDPIKNHFNKEVFIENDANLGTLGIYHFESSENCKNLIAIFVGTGVGAGIIIDGKLYRGKNFSAGEIGHIKIKENGHKCGCGNYGCLETEASRTAITRIINEEIKKGKKSVIIKLTDDRKVIKSGILAQAIKKKDKVTIKAVQHAAEELGKTTGNLINMFDLDCVVFAGGVIEAIGSFMLPIIKEKAKETALKSNFKGTRISISHLKDNAALLGGFALFKNA is encoded by the coding sequence ATGCCAGAAATAAAAAATTATATTGCGGTTGTTGATCTTGGGGGGACAAAAATTTTAGCTGCAATCTTAAATAAAAATGCAGAGATTATTTCTTTAGCCAAAAAATCGACCAAATCTAAAAATAAGTCAGAAACAGTTTTCGATAGGGTAATTTTAACAATAGAAGAGGCACTTAGTCTAAAAAATTTAAGTCCTTCCAATCTTGATGGAATTGTTCTTGGAATTCCTGGATCACTCAATCCTGAAACGGGAATTGTAAATCTTGCTCCTAATCTTGGATTAAAAAAAGTTGATGTGATTGATCCAATAAAGAATCACTTTAATAAAGAAGTCTTCATCGAAAATGATGCTAATCTCGGGACACTCGGAATCTATCATTTCGAAAGCAGTGAAAATTGTAAAAACTTAATTGCAATTTTCGTTGGGACAGGTGTTGGTGCAGGTATAATCATTGATGGAAAACTTTATAGAGGCAAAAATTTTTCGGCAGGAGAAATTGGGCATATTAAAATTAAAGAAAATGGTCACAAATGTGGCTGCGGTAATTACGGTTGTCTTGAGACAGAAGCTTCAAGAACTGCTATCACAAGAATTATTAACGAAGAAATCAAAAAAGGGAAAAAGTCTGTCATTATTAAATTAACAGATGACCGAAAAGTGATTAAATCTGGAATTTTAGCTCAGGCAATCAAGAAAAAAGATAAGGTTACAATCAAAGCAGTTCAGCATGCGGCTGAAGAGCTTGGTAAAACAACAGGAAATCTGATCAACATGTTTGATTTAGATTGTGTTGTGTTTGCAGGTGGTGTTATAGAAGCAATTGGCAGTTTTATGCTTCCCATCATAAAAGAAAAGGCAAAAGAAACTGCTTTAAAAAGCAATTTTAAGGGCACTCGAATTTCAATTTCTCATCTTAAAGATAATGCAGCTCTATTGGGCGGATTTGCTCTATTCAAAAATGCTTAA
- a CDS encoding MarR family transcriptional regulator has translation MSKNQETEAIINELMELGYKLREVMFKLNPTIFKSELTLTQLFALQYICHIPNITLKELADKLVIAQSSASELVDRLVTMKYVDRKISPEDRRKIILNLSPKGKKFIEQHIEENKSLFKKLISKLSPEEQREYLSAMQKFYKVSLELVNQIEKGEI, from the coding sequence ATGAGTAAAAATCAAGAAACAGAAGCAATAATTAATGAATTAATGGAGCTTGGTTATAAGCTCCGTGAAGTGATGTTTAAACTTAATCCTACAATATTTAAATCAGAGCTTACGCTTACTCAACTATTCGCTCTTCAATACATCTGTCATATTCCAAATATTACCTTAAAAGAACTTGCAGATAAATTGGTGATAGCTCAAAGCTCAGCTTCTGAGCTTGTGGATAGACTTGTGACGATGAAATATGTGGATCGAAAAATTTCTCCGGAAGACAGAAGAAAAATCATTCTTAACCTTTCTCCAAAGGGGAAAAAATTTATCGAGCAGCACATAGAAGAAAACAAGTCTTTATTTAAAAAATTAATTTCTAAACTCTCACCCGAAGAGCAAAGAGAATACCTCTCTGCAATGCAAAAATTTTATAAAGTTTCACTTGAATTGGTAAATCAAATTGAAAAAGGAGAAATATGA
- a CDS encoding TolC family protein, protein MRKLILIIFVIFCSQNFLSAGEKKIISNLTLDKAIEIALKENSQIKIARYDIEKSESKLTESLSSLFPSISAEGTYIRNIKKPVFFLPDFFGGTGQVRPIEIGSKNSYSGQLKLGLPIFVGQAYTGIVMSKLGLELSNLSYEETLAQIRLNTTKAFLDVLLTRETEKFIKQSYENALRNLENAAKLNKQGILSDFEYLSAQVEVEKIKPNVLQAEYTYETALNFLKTLLNLSSEDSIEVVGSIENFFTSKTLPQIDSYVVENTFTLKKLGLQKQIADKNIMLQRWGHFPSLVAFGNYQIQTQAEDYNFNTYRWVKSASVGLTLSVPIFSGFGVKSRVEQAEIQSKQLEETINYTKKQLDIAITNTKNRMATALEKIEAQKLNREKARINYRIAEVRYNEGMSTQIEISNANVNLLSAELGYAQAIYEYLVAQAELEFYLNKSTK, encoded by the coding sequence ATGAGGAAGCTTATCTTAATTATCTTCGTTATCTTTTGTTCACAAAATTTTCTTTCCGCAGGTGAAAAGAAAATCATTTCAAATCTGACTCTGGACAAAGCAATTGAAATTGCCCTGAAAGAAAATTCTCAAATAAAAATTGCCCGTTATGATATTGAGAAGTCAGAATCTAAACTAACAGAATCGTTGTCATCTCTTTTCCCAAGTATCTCTGCAGAAGGAACTTACATTAGAAATATCAAAAAGCCAGTGTTCTTTTTGCCGGATTTCTTTGGTGGTACTGGACAGGTCAGGCCTATCGAAATTGGCTCGAAGAATTCTTACTCTGGACAATTAAAACTTGGATTGCCGATCTTTGTTGGACAGGCATATACTGGAATTGTAATGAGTAAGTTAGGGCTTGAATTAAGTAATCTAAGTTATGAAGAAACATTGGCTCAAATCAGACTAAATACTACAAAAGCCTTTCTGGATGTTCTTTTGACTCGAGAGACTGAAAAATTTATCAAGCAAAGTTATGAAAATGCTTTGCGTAACCTTGAAAATGCCGCGAAACTCAACAAACAAGGAATCCTTTCTGATTTTGAATATTTGAGTGCACAGGTTGAGGTTGAGAAAATAAAACCAAATGTTCTTCAAGCTGAATACACCTATGAAACAGCACTGAATTTTCTCAAAACGCTTTTAAACTTATCTTCAGAAGACAGTATAGAAGTTGTTGGTTCAATTGAGAATTTCTTCACAAGCAAAACTTTACCTCAGATTGATAGTTATGTAGTTGAAAACACATTTACATTAAAGAAGCTCGGATTACAAAAACAAATTGCCGATAAAAATATAATGCTGCAAAGATGGGGACACTTCCCAAGTCTGGTTGCTTTTGGAAATTATCAAATTCAAACCCAGGCTGAAGATTATAATTTTAATACTTATCGATGGGTTAAAAGTGCTTCGGTTGGATTGACTTTAAGTGTTCCAATTTTCTCAGGATTTGGTGTTAAAAGCCGCGTAGAACAGGCCGAAATTCAATCTAAACAACTTGAAGAGACAATTAATTACACTAAGAAGCAGCTTGATATAGCTATCACAAATACAAAGAATCGAATGGCAACTGCGCTTGAAAAAATAGAAGCTCAAAAATTAAACAGAGAGAAAGCAAGAATTAATTATCGCATTGCTGAAGTTCGTTACAATGAAGGTATGAGTACGCAAATTGAAATCAGCAATGCAAATGTAAACTTACTTTCTGCTGAGCTTGGTTATGCTCAGGCAATTTATGAATACTTGGTTGCACAAGCTGAACTTGAATTTTATCTAAACAAATCAACTAAATAG
- a CDS encoding efflux RND transporter periplasmic adaptor subunit, translating to MKIKFFLVLTLIIAIIGCNPKKEAQKEEIKSVTVQKVERKVVKNNLLFTGTVYPWEEAALAAQMASRVRKIYVKEGDYVKQGQLLVQMDDQQLTQIEIQFNDAKRDFERAEKLKAEGAISDQQYEKFKLAYETLKTNYEKILENTQLRAPFSGVITAKYLNDGELFLMAPAGGRSVPAILHLMNVSELKVKISVNELDAYKIKIGQKALVTSDFLPGEIFTGYVTRISPVVDPVSKKVELELRVPNRGNKIKANSFVRVEIDLGETKDLLIPTSAILADPLTGKNFVYVYQDGKARKKYVVKGKEVNDETVIKSGLNEGDQIIVEGQANLTDGEKVKLFKGL from the coding sequence ATGAAGATCAAATTCTTTTTAGTATTAACATTAATTATTGCAATCATTGGTTGTAATCCAAAAAAGGAAGCTCAAAAAGAAGAAATTAAATCAGTAACTGTTCAGAAAGTTGAAAGAAAAGTCGTTAAGAACAACTTATTGTTTACCGGAACGGTTTATCCATGGGAAGAAGCAGCGCTTGCTGCTCAAATGGCATCGAGAGTCAGAAAAATTTATGTAAAAGAAGGTGATTATGTTAAGCAAGGACAGTTGCTGGTTCAAATGGATGATCAGCAATTAACTCAAATTGAAATTCAATTTAACGATGCAAAAAGAGATTTTGAGAGAGCCGAGAAATTGAAAGCCGAAGGTGCAATCTCTGACCAACAATATGAAAAATTCAAACTTGCATACGAAACATTAAAGACGAATTATGAAAAGATATTAGAGAATACACAATTGCGCGCACCATTTTCGGGTGTAATTACTGCAAAGTATTTGAATGACGGCGAGTTGTTTTTAATGGCTCCTGCTGGTGGTAGATCAGTGCCTGCAATTTTGCACTTAATGAATGTAAGTGAACTTAAAGTAAAAATTTCTGTTAACGAATTAGATGCTTATAAGATCAAAATTGGCCAGAAGGCTTTAGTAACGAGTGATTTTCTGCCTGGAGAAATTTTTACCGGGTATGTGACAAGAATTAGTCCAGTTGTTGATCCAGTCAGCAAAAAAGTTGAGCTTGAACTTCGAGTACCAAATCGTGGAAATAAAATAAAAGCTAATTCATTTGTTCGAGTAGAAATTGATTTGGGCGAGACAAAAGATTTATTAATTCCTACATCAGCTATTTTAGCAGATCCATTAACAGGAAAGAACTTTGTTTATGTTTATCAAGATGGTAAAGCAAGAAAGAAATATGTTGTGAAGGGTAAAGAAGTCAATGATGAAACCGTTATAAAATCAGGATTAAACGAAGGAGATCAAATTATTGTTGAGGGTCAGGCTAATTTAACTGATGGAGAAAAAGTAAAACTTTTCAAAGGTTTATAA
- a CDS encoding efflux RND transporter permease subunit → MKLPEIGVKRPVFTTMIFIATLVFGLYSIRLIPIDLLPKIEAPILTVLTTYPGSSADDIEVKVTRIIEKSLASVPNLKKITSISKENISVVTLEFDWGTDLDEAANDCRSSLEFAKVQLPDGVESPKIFKFSTEQFPVIVAGITVPKNLDYKEFKDFVDDNIADRLVRIPGVGGVQAFGAPAREIRVDFDPNKLKAYNLSINQIAQIVRAENLTLPAGNLDDKKLSYILRVKGEFASPADIENVVIGASGGQILYLKDIATIVDTVTKDERRTLINGEKGVVVLMNKLSGANTVDVSESLKKEIAKIEKEYGLKINIVFDGAEFIKRSINNLLKTFLTSLLLVSIVVLLFLRRVRASLIIVLSIPFSLIIAFFFMYVFKYTINILSLSSIAIAVGMVVDNAIVVLENVVKHIERGEHIKEASMYGASEVGSALLASTLTTIAVFAPLFFLTGIAGILFTQLAAITTITISMSLFVALFLTPMLTSTLLKKVEEKKESEKFLDKLFNWSENIFNKIDEIYYNILIWAINHKKTTLVIGVLFLALTLGLIPFIGSDFIPESDSSQVQVIIELPVGTSVYETEKFVREMYDLIKERTPEIKDIFYQVGQSASGLGSVFGTKEGENIGIINLRLVNVEERKRSNKQIADDLREFLKQFPKINKLNVLTQAGGQAAIFGQGKPISIEILGPDLNASRKVAEQIRDKISTVKGVVEPQISLQENKPEITILIDKDKAAMLGLNTALIATSLRNYVFGNIPTQFRGTKTTYDIRLRLDENYRMKVEDIANLEVTNVMGKQIPLKNFATIKTEFSPIEIDRKNQERIVKVEAGLSGTSLGQAVLEIENILKDIPLPPNTRIDFGGSYEQQQEAFGDLLLLLLLSIVLVYIVMAAQFESLLDPFIIMFSIPFAFAGVLIGLFVFRQTLNVISFLGIIMLVGIVVNNAIVLVDFINILRARGQRLVEAILNGGRSRLRPVLMTSFTTIFGLLPLALSTGSGSETWKPLGAAMVGGMTFSTFITLIIVPVIYNIFESRLKKNKES, encoded by the coding sequence ATGAAATTACCAGAAATTGGCGTAAAGCGTCCTGTTTTTACAACAATGATTTTCATTGCGACGCTTGTTTTTGGACTTTATTCAATAAGATTAATTCCAATAGATCTGCTTCCTAAAATTGAAGCGCCTATTTTAACAGTTCTAACAACTTATCCTGGTTCAAGTGCTGATGATATCGAAGTAAAAGTTACGAGAATAATTGAGAAATCTCTTGCTTCTGTACCTAATCTGAAGAAGATAACTTCTATTTCAAAAGAAAATATATCAGTTGTAACGCTTGAATTTGATTGGGGAACTGATCTTGATGAGGCGGCTAATGACTGCCGTTCTTCTCTCGAATTTGCAAAGGTTCAACTACCCGATGGTGTTGAAAGTCCAAAGATATTTAAATTCAGCACAGAACAATTTCCAGTTATTGTTGCAGGTATAACTGTCCCTAAAAATCTTGACTACAAAGAATTTAAAGATTTTGTTGATGATAATATTGCCGATCGTCTTGTAAGAATTCCTGGAGTTGGCGGAGTTCAGGCATTTGGCGCTCCAGCAAGAGAAATAAGAGTGGATTTTGATCCGAATAAACTTAAAGCCTACAATCTTTCAATAAATCAAATTGCACAAATTGTGCGAGCTGAAAACTTAACATTGCCTGCTGGAAATCTTGATGATAAAAAACTTTCTTATATACTCAGAGTAAAGGGCGAATTTGCTTCTCCTGCAGATATTGAAAATGTTGTTATTGGTGCAAGCGGTGGTCAAATTTTATACTTAAAGGATATTGCAACTATTGTTGATACCGTTACTAAAGATGAGAGAAGAACCTTAATTAACGGTGAAAAAGGCGTTGTAGTTTTAATGAATAAACTTTCTGGAGCTAATACAGTTGACGTCTCCGAATCATTGAAAAAAGAAATTGCAAAGATTGAGAAAGAATATGGCTTGAAAATCAACATTGTTTTTGATGGTGCGGAGTTTATTAAAAGATCGATTAACAACTTGTTAAAAACTTTCTTAACAAGTCTTTTGCTGGTTTCGATTGTGGTTTTACTTTTCTTAAGAAGAGTTAGAGCCAGTTTGATAATTGTGCTTTCCATTCCATTCTCTTTGATTATTGCATTCTTCTTTATGTATGTCTTTAAGTATACAATAAACATTCTTTCTCTCTCTTCAATTGCTATTGCAGTGGGAATGGTTGTGGATAATGCGATAGTTGTTCTTGAAAATGTTGTAAAGCATATTGAAAGAGGTGAGCATATAAAGGAAGCCTCAATGTATGGTGCAAGTGAAGTTGGTTCAGCTCTTCTTGCATCAACATTGACAACAATAGCTGTATTCGCTCCTTTGTTTTTCTTAACAGGTATAGCAGGGATACTTTTTACGCAACTTGCTGCAATCACAACTATTACAATTTCAATGTCCCTCTTCGTTGCTTTGTTTTTAACTCCAATGCTTACCTCAACTCTTCTAAAGAAAGTTGAAGAAAAAAAGGAATCAGAAAAATTCCTTGATAAATTATTTAATTGGAGTGAAAATATTTTTAATAAAATTGATGAAATCTACTACAATATTCTTATTTGGGCTATCAATCATAAAAAGACAACTTTAGTTATTGGAGTTTTGTTTTTGGCTTTAACACTTGGGCTTATTCCTTTTATCGGTTCTGATTTTATTCCTGAAAGTGACAGCTCACAAGTCCAGGTTATAATTGAATTGCCAGTTGGAACAAGCGTTTATGAAACTGAAAAATTTGTCCGCGAAATGTACGATCTTATAAAAGAACGAACTCCAGAGATAAAAGATATTTTTTATCAGGTTGGTCAAAGTGCATCGGGATTAGGTTCGGTATTTGGTACAAAGGAAGGTGAGAACATTGGAATTATTAATTTAAGACTCGTTAATGTGGAAGAACGAAAAAGATCAAATAAACAGATTGCCGATGATTTGAGAGAATTTCTAAAGCAATTTCCAAAAATAAATAAGCTTAATGTTTTAACTCAGGCTGGCGGACAAGCTGCAATTTTTGGTCAGGGCAAACCAATATCAATTGAAATTTTAGGTCCTGATTTAAATGCATCTCGAAAAGTTGCTGAACAAATTCGGGATAAAATTTCTACCGTTAAAGGTGTCGTCGAACCGCAAATCTCTTTGCAGGAAAATAAACCTGAGATCACAATTTTAATTGATAAAGATAAAGCTGCAATGCTCGGATTAAATACCGCATTAATTGCAACGAGCTTGAGAAATTATGTCTTTGGAAACATTCCAACTCAATTCAGAGGTACAAAGACAACTTATGACATTAGGCTTCGACTGGATGAAAATTATAGGATGAAAGTTGAAGATATTGCTAATCTGGAAGTTACGAATGTAATGGGTAAACAAATTCCTTTGAAAAATTTCGCAACAATTAAAACTGAATTCAGTCCGATTGAAATTGATAGAAAGAATCAAGAACGAATTGTAAAAGTTGAGGCAGGTCTTTCCGGTACTTCTTTAGGTCAGGCTGTTTTAGAAATTGAAAATATTTTGAAAGATATCCCATTACCGCCAAATACCAGAATTGATTTCGGCGGAAGTTATGAACAACAACAGGAAGCATTTGGTGATTTATTGCTTCTACTCTTGTTGAGTATCGTTCTTGTCTACATTGTAATGGCAGCGCAGTTTGAAAGCTTGCTTGACCCATTTATCATTATGTTCAGTATTCCTTTTGCTTTCGCTGGTGTATTGATTGGTTTATTTGTATTTCGTCAAACTTTAAATGTCATTTCATTCCTTGGAATAATTATGTTAGTTGGTATTGTAGTAAATAACGCAATTGTACTTGTGGACTTCATAAACATCTTAAGGGCAAGAGGTCAGCGCCTTGTTGAAGCAATTTTAAATGGTGGACGAAGTCGTTTAAGACCAGTTTTAATGACATCCTTTACAACAATATTTGGATTGCTGCCGCTTGCACTGAGCACTGGAAGTGGTTCGGAAACCTGGAAACCGCTTGGAGCTGCAATGGTTGGCGGTATGACTTTCTCTACTTTCATCACATTGATTATTGTGCCGGTAATTTACAACATTTTTGAAAGTCGATTAAAGAAAAATAAAGAGAGTTAA